The Salinispora tropica CNB-440 genome has a window encoding:
- a CDS encoding histone-like nucleoid-structuring protein Lsr2, translating to MAKQIIHKLVDDLDGGDADETVKFALDGVQYEIDLSSVNAEKLREVFAAYVANGTKVGRGGVVVGGRAARGRGGATADREQNKAIRAWAKKAGKEISDRGRIPQEIVDEYHARAGH from the coding sequence GTGGCCAAGCAGATCATTCATAAGCTGGTCGATGACCTGGATGGCGGGGACGCTGACGAGACCGTCAAGTTCGCCCTCGATGGCGTTCAGTACGAGATCGACCTGTCGAGCGTCAACGCCGAGAAATTGCGGGAGGTATTCGCCGCATACGTCGCCAACGGCACGAAGGTGGGCCGGGGTGGCGTGGTCGTGGGGGGCCGGGCTGCCCGCGGCCGGGGCGGTGCCACCGCCGACCGTGAGCAGAACAAGGCGATTCGGGCCTGGGCCAAGAAGGCCGGCAAGGAGATTTCCGACCGGGGTCGCATCCCGCAGGAGATCGTGGACGAGTACCACGCTCGCGCCGGCCACTGA
- a CDS encoding A/G-specific adenine glycosylase, whose amino-acid sequence MTEPTFTTLVSRWYTQHARDLPWRRPEVGAWAILVSEVMLQQTPVARVVPSWTDWMARWPTPADLAAEPPAEAIRMWGRLGYPRRAVRLREAAVAIVERHGGQVPNRLEQLLALPGVGTYTARAVAAFAYGQRHPVVDTNVRRVICRAVAGKPDAGPTTRPADLVAAEELLPAEPAAAALASAAFMELGAVVCTARSPRCGSCPVASICAWRASGEPAPTGPTRRPQRYAGTDRQVRGLLLEVLREATAPVPQQRLDQVWADDTQRFRALAGLVNDGLVEQVNEASFRLAGDGPPILVR is encoded by the coding sequence ATGACTGAACCGACCTTCACCACCCTGGTCAGCCGATGGTACACGCAGCACGCCCGGGACCTGCCGTGGCGGCGCCCCGAGGTTGGCGCCTGGGCAATCCTCGTCAGTGAGGTGATGCTCCAGCAGACCCCGGTCGCCCGGGTGGTGCCATCCTGGACGGACTGGATGGCCCGCTGGCCGACCCCGGCCGACCTCGCGGCGGAGCCGCCAGCGGAGGCGATCCGGATGTGGGGGCGGCTCGGCTACCCGCGGCGGGCGGTCCGGCTGCGCGAGGCCGCGGTTGCGATCGTGGAGCGGCACGGCGGGCAGGTGCCGAACAGGCTGGAACAGCTGCTGGCCCTGCCGGGAGTCGGCACCTACACGGCGCGGGCGGTGGCCGCGTTCGCGTACGGGCAACGGCACCCCGTGGTGGACACCAACGTACGACGGGTGATCTGTCGGGCGGTCGCGGGTAAGCCGGACGCCGGCCCGACCACCCGCCCAGCCGACCTGGTCGCCGCCGAGGAGCTACTTCCGGCGGAACCGGCCGCCGCCGCGCTCGCCAGTGCGGCGTTCATGGAGCTGGGAGCGGTGGTCTGCACGGCTCGGTCGCCCCGTTGTGGGAGTTGTCCGGTCGCCTCGATCTGCGCCTGGCGGGCCTCCGGGGAGCCAGCGCCGACCGGCCCCACCCGACGTCCGCAACGGTACGCCGGCACCGACCGTCAGGTCCGTGGGCTGCTTCTCGAGGTGCTCCGGGAGGCAACCGCCCCGGTGCCCCAGCAACGCCTGGACCAGGTGTGGGCCGACGATACACAGCGGTTCCGGGCGTTGGCCGGCCTGGTCAACGACGGCCTCGTGGAACAGGTCAACGAGGCGTCCTTCCGGCTGGCCGGAGACGGACCACCGATCCTCGTCCGCTGA
- a CDS encoding ATP-dependent Clp protease ATP-binding subunit, producing the protein MFERFTDRARRVVVLAQEEARMLNHNYIGTEHILLGLIHEGEGVAAKALESLGISLEGVRQQVEEIIGQGQQAPSGHIPFTPRAKKVLELSLREALQLGHNYIGTEHILLGLIREGEGVAAQVLVKLGADLNRVRQQVIQLLSGYQGKEPAAAGTAPGEAAPSTSLVLDQFGRNLTQAAREGKLDPVIGREKEIERVMQVLSRRTKNNPVLIGEPGVGKTAVVEGLSQRIVKGEVPETLKDKQLYTLDLGALVAGSRYRGDFEERLKKVLKEIRTRGDIILFIDEIHTLVGAGAAEGAIDAASILKPMLARGELQTIGATTLDEYRKHLEKDAALERRFQPIQVGEPSLPHTIEILKGLRDRYEAHHRVSITDAALVAAATLADRYISDRFLPDKAIDLIDEAGARMRIRRMTAPPDLRDFDERIAQVRRDKESAIDAQDFERAAQLRDTEKQLLGQKAQREKEWKAGDLDVVTEVDDEQIAEVLGNWTGIPVYKLTEEETSRLLRMEDELHKRVIGQEDAVKAVSKAIRRTRAGLKDPKRPSGSFIFAGPSGVGKTELSKALAEFLFGSEDALIQLDMSEFHDRYTVSRLVGAPPGYVGYDEGGQLTEKVRRRPFSVVLFDEIEKAHPDVFNTLLQILEDGRLTDGQGRIVDFKNTVIILTTNLGTRDVAKAVSLGFQASDDSDSNYDRMKQKVNDELKQHFRPEFLNRIDDTIVFHQLRHREILSIVDIMIGRIETQLRNKDMGLELTDNAKQYLATKGFDPVLGARPLRRTIQRDIEDNLSERILFNELNPGQIVIVDCDGDPTNIDSSTLTFRGTDKPADLPDAVPADLGGAATGADDTA; encoded by the coding sequence ATGTTCGAGCGGTTCACCGACCGAGCGCGTCGGGTTGTCGTCCTGGCCCAGGAAGAGGCCCGGATGCTCAACCACAATTACATTGGTACTGAGCACATTCTGCTGGGCCTGATCCACGAGGGTGAGGGCGTGGCCGCCAAGGCGCTGGAGAGTCTGGGGATCTCTCTGGAGGGCGTGCGACAGCAGGTTGAGGAGATCATCGGGCAGGGCCAGCAGGCGCCGAGTGGTCACATTCCGTTCACCCCGCGGGCCAAGAAGGTGCTGGAGCTGTCACTGCGGGAGGCGCTGCAGCTTGGGCACAACTACATCGGTACCGAGCACATTCTGCTGGGCCTGATCCGTGAGGGTGAGGGCGTGGCGGCTCAGGTGCTGGTGAAGTTGGGGGCGGACCTCAATCGGGTCCGTCAGCAGGTGATCCAGCTGCTGTCGGGCTATCAGGGCAAAGAGCCGGCGGCGGCGGGGACAGCGCCAGGCGAGGCCGCTCCGTCGACGAGCTTGGTGTTGGACCAGTTCGGTCGCAATCTCACGCAGGCGGCTCGTGAGGGCAAGCTTGATCCGGTTATCGGTCGGGAAAAAGAGATCGAGCGGGTCATGCAGGTGCTGTCCCGGCGGACGAAGAACAACCCGGTGCTGATCGGTGAGCCGGGTGTGGGCAAGACCGCCGTGGTGGAGGGCCTGTCGCAGCGGATCGTCAAGGGCGAGGTGCCCGAGACGCTGAAGGACAAGCAGCTGTACACCCTTGACCTGGGTGCTTTGGTAGCGGGTTCACGGTATCGGGGTGACTTCGAGGAGCGGTTGAAGAAGGTCCTCAAGGAGATCCGTACCCGTGGTGACATCATCCTGTTCATTGATGAGATCCACACGTTGGTGGGCGCGGGTGCCGCCGAGGGTGCGATCGACGCGGCGAGCATTCTGAAGCCGATGCTGGCGCGGGGTGAGTTGCAGACCATCGGCGCGACGACGCTGGATGAGTACCGCAAGCACCTGGAGAAGGACGCCGCGTTGGAACGCCGGTTCCAGCCCATCCAGGTGGGTGAGCCGTCGTTGCCGCACACCATTGAGATCCTGAAGGGTCTGCGGGACCGCTACGAGGCGCACCACCGTGTGTCGATCACGGATGCGGCCCTGGTGGCGGCGGCAACCCTCGCTGACCGCTACATCTCGGATCGATTCCTGCCGGACAAGGCCATCGACTTGATCGATGAGGCGGGCGCGCGGATGCGGATCCGGCGGATGACCGCGCCGCCAGACCTGCGGGACTTCGATGAGCGGATCGCGCAGGTGCGTCGGGACAAGGAGTCCGCGATCGACGCGCAGGACTTCGAACGAGCCGCGCAGCTGCGGGACACCGAGAAGCAGCTGCTGGGCCAGAAGGCGCAGCGGGAGAAGGAGTGGAAGGCCGGTGATCTGGATGTCGTCACCGAGGTCGACGACGAGCAGATCGCCGAGGTGCTCGGTAACTGGACGGGCATCCCGGTCTACAAGCTGACCGAGGAGGAGACCTCCCGGCTGCTGCGGATGGAAGACGAGCTGCACAAGCGGGTCATTGGCCAGGAAGACGCGGTCAAGGCGGTGTCGAAGGCGATCCGCCGCACGCGGGCCGGCCTGAAGGACCCGAAGCGGCCGTCTGGGTCGTTCATCTTCGCGGGTCCGTCCGGGGTCGGTAAGACCGAGTTGTCCAAGGCCCTCGCGGAGTTCCTCTTCGGCAGCGAAGACGCGTTGATCCAGCTGGACATGTCCGAGTTCCACGACCGGTACACGGTGTCCCGGCTCGTCGGTGCGCCTCCCGGCTACGTCGGCTACGACGAGGGCGGGCAGCTGACCGAGAAGGTCCGCCGGCGGCCGTTCAGCGTGGTCCTCTTCGACGAAATCGAGAAGGCCCACCCGGACGTGTTCAACACGCTGCTGCAGATCCTCGAGGACGGGCGGCTCACCGACGGTCAGGGCCGGATCGTGGACTTCAAGAACACGGTCATCATCCTGACAACCAACCTCGGTACCCGCGACGTCGCCAAGGCGGTCTCGCTGGGCTTCCAGGCCTCTGATGACTCCGACTCGAACTACGACCGGATGAAGCAGAAGGTCAACGACGAGCTCAAGCAGCACTTCCGGCCGGAGTTCCTCAACCGGATCGACGACACCATCGTCTTCCACCAGCTGCGCCACCGGGAGATCCTCTCGATCGTCGATATCATGATCGGTCGGATCGAGACCCAGCTGCGCAACAAGGACATGGGCCTGGAGCTCACCGACAACGCCAAGCAGTACCTCGCGACGAAGGGCTTCGACCCCGTCCTCGGTGCCCGGCCGCTACGCCGCACGATCCAGCGGGACATCGAGGACAACCTCTCCGAGCGGATCCTGTTCAACGAGCTCAACCCCGGCCAGATCGTCATCGTCGACTGCGACGGTGATCCGACCAATATCGATTCGTCCACCCTCACCTTCCGCGGCACCGACAAACCGGCAGACCTGCCGGACGCGGTCCCAGCCGACCTCGGCGGCGCTGCCACGGGGGCGGACGACACGGCGTAG
- the disA gene encoding DNA integrity scanning diadenylate cyclase DisA: MPIDRDTTKPAGATPHARTGAVGSPARPISVHVTGGAASDPLRANLALMAPGTALRDGLERILRGRTGALIVLGYDKVVESLCTGGFPLDVEFSATRVRELCKMDGAVVLSSDGSRIVRAAVHLMPDPAIPTEESGTRHRTAERVARQTGYPVISVSQSMRIISLYVNGQRHVLDDSAAILSRANQALATLERYKLRLDEVSGTLSALEIEDLVTVRDAVAVVQRLEMVRRIADEIAGYVVELGTDGRLLALQLDELMAGVDADRTLVIRDYLPTGRKSRTLDEALVELDLLTATELIDLVAVSRAIGYPAASDALDAALSPRGFRLLAKVPRLPVAIVDRLVGHFGSLQRLLGATVEDLQAVEGVGDARARGVREGLSRLAEASILERYV, from the coding sequence GTGCCGATCGACCGCGACACCACCAAGCCTGCCGGCGCGACACCTCACGCCCGCACCGGTGCCGTGGGTTCGCCCGCCCGTCCGATCAGCGTGCACGTGACCGGAGGCGCGGCCAGCGACCCGCTGCGCGCCAACCTGGCCCTGATGGCACCCGGCACCGCCCTGCGCGACGGGCTGGAGCGGATCCTTCGGGGACGCACCGGCGCCCTGATCGTCCTCGGCTATGACAAGGTCGTCGAGAGCCTCTGCACCGGCGGCTTCCCGCTCGACGTGGAGTTCTCCGCCACCCGCGTACGCGAGCTGTGCAAAATGGATGGCGCTGTCGTGCTCTCCAGCGACGGAAGCCGGATCGTCCGGGCGGCAGTGCATCTGATGCCCGATCCCGCGATCCCCACCGAGGAGTCCGGCACCCGGCACCGCACCGCCGAGCGGGTTGCCCGTCAGACCGGCTACCCGGTCATCTCGGTGAGCCAGTCCATGCGAATCATCAGCCTCTACGTCAACGGCCAGCGGCACGTGCTGGACGACTCGGCCGCCATTCTCTCCCGCGCCAACCAGGCACTCGCCACGCTCGAACGGTACAAGCTACGCCTGGACGAGGTCTCCGGCACCCTCTCGGCCCTGGAGATAGAGGACCTGGTCACCGTTCGGGATGCGGTCGCCGTCGTACAACGGCTCGAGATGGTCCGTCGGATCGCCGACGAGATCGCCGGCTACGTGGTGGAGCTGGGCACCGACGGCCGGCTCCTCGCTCTGCAACTCGACGAGCTGATGGCCGGTGTGGACGCTGACCGCACCCTTGTCATCCGGGACTACCTGCCCACCGGCCGCAAGTCACGCACCCTCGACGAGGCCCTGGTCGAGTTGGACCTGCTGACCGCAACCGAGCTGATCGACCTGGTCGCGGTCAGCAGAGCCATCGGCTACCCGGCGGCTTCCGACGCGCTTGACGCCGCGCTCAGCCCCCGCGGTTTCCGGCTACTGGCCAAGGTGCCGCGCCTACCGGTGGCGATCGTTGACCGCCTGGTGGGGCACTTCGGCAGCCTTCAGCGGCTGCTCGGCGCGACCGTGGAGGACCTACAGGCCGTAGAGGGCGTCGGCGACGCCCGCGCCAGGGGCGTCCGAGAAGGACTCTCCCGGCTCGCCGAGGCATCGATCCTGGAACGCTACGTCTGA
- the lysS gene encoding lysine--tRNA ligase, whose translation MTEQNAVPVDPADDLPEQMKVRREKRDRMLAEGIEPYPLGYPRTRTIAEIRQGYADLPTDTATGDQVSVTGRVIFMRNTGKLCFATLRDGDGTELQAMLSLDRVGAQRLEDWKRLVDLGDLVGVTGEVITSRRGELSVLAQGWAVTAKALRPLPVAHKPLSEEARVRQRYVDLIVRPQARQMVRTRATAVRSLRESLHERGFLEVETPMLQLLHGGATARPFVTHSNALSTDLYLRIAPELFLKRALVGGVDHVFEINRNFRNEGVDSSHSPEFAMLEAYQAYGDYDTIGELTRHLIQQAALAVGGSTVVTHADGREFDLGGEWRSVTLFGALSEALGEEVTVRTERTRLVEYADKVDLAVDPKWGPGKLAEELFEELVVPGLLAPTFVRDYPEETSPLVRAHRTEPGLTEKWDLYVLGFELGTGYSELVDPVVQRERLVAQARLAARGDDEAMRLDEDFLRALEYGMPPSGGMGMGIDRLLMALTGLGIRETILFPLVRPE comes from the coding sequence GTGACCGAGCAGAACGCCGTACCAGTTGACCCCGCCGACGACCTTCCGGAGCAGATGAAGGTCCGCCGGGAGAAGCGGGACCGGATGCTCGCCGAGGGGATCGAACCCTATCCGCTTGGGTATCCGCGGACCCGCACGATCGCCGAGATCCGCCAGGGGTACGCCGACCTGCCCACTGACACGGCCACCGGTGACCAGGTGTCGGTCACCGGGCGGGTGATCTTTATGCGGAACACCGGCAAGCTCTGCTTCGCCACGCTGCGGGACGGCGACGGCACCGAGCTGCAGGCGATGCTCTCCCTGGACCGGGTCGGCGCGCAGCGGCTTGAGGACTGGAAGCGGCTGGTGGACCTCGGTGACCTCGTCGGGGTAACCGGTGAGGTGATCACCAGCCGGCGTGGGGAGCTGTCGGTGCTGGCGCAGGGGTGGGCGGTCACCGCGAAGGCCCTTCGTCCGCTGCCGGTGGCGCACAAGCCGCTCAGTGAGGAGGCCCGGGTCCGGCAGCGCTACGTCGACCTCATCGTTCGCCCGCAGGCCCGGCAGATGGTTCGTACCCGGGCGACCGCGGTTCGTAGCCTGCGGGAGTCCCTGCACGAGCGGGGCTTCCTCGAGGTGGAGACCCCGATGCTGCAGCTGCTGCACGGCGGTGCGACCGCTCGCCCATTCGTGACTCACAGCAATGCGCTCAGCACCGATCTGTATCTACGAATCGCTCCGGAACTATTTCTCAAGCGCGCGCTCGTTGGTGGCGTAGACCACGTCTTCGAGATCAACCGTAACTTCCGCAATGAGGGCGTTGACTCATCGCACTCGCCGGAGTTCGCGATGCTCGAGGCTTACCAGGCGTATGGCGACTACGACACGATCGGCGAGTTGACCCGTCATCTCATCCAGCAGGCGGCGCTCGCGGTCGGCGGCTCGACGGTGGTGACCCACGCGGACGGTCGTGAGTTCGACCTCGGCGGTGAGTGGCGTTCGGTGACGCTGTTCGGTGCCCTTTCCGAAGCGCTCGGAGAGGAGGTCACGGTACGCACGGAGCGGACCCGTCTGGTCGAGTACGCGGACAAGGTGGACTTGGCGGTCGACCCGAAGTGGGGTCCGGGCAAGCTGGCCGAGGAACTGTTCGAGGAGTTGGTCGTCCCGGGTCTGCTGGCGCCCACCTTCGTGCGGGACTATCCCGAGGAGACCAGCCCGTTGGTCCGGGCGCACCGCACCGAGCCGGGCCTGACCGAGAAGTGGGACCTCTACGTACTCGGCTTCGAACTGGGTACGGGCTACTCCGAGTTGGTGGATCCGGTGGTTCAGCGGGAGCGTCTGGTGGCCCAGGCGCGGCTCGCGGCGCGGGGCGACGACGAGGCGATGCGGCTCGACGAGGACTTTCTCCGGGCCCTGGAGTACGGAATGCCACCGTCTGGTGGTATGGGAATGGGAATCGACCGGCTGCTCATGGCGCTGACCGGCCTGGGAATTCGGGAAACCATCCTCTTCCCGCTGGTCCGACCCGAGTGA
- a CDS encoding glycine cleavage system protein R, with amino-acid sequence MTELAITVIGRDRPGIVADVAEVLARLGANLTDSTMTRLRGHFAMTLICVGPAVAEAEAALAPLTADGQLLATVRAVVPDAEQASNGAPYVLAVHGADRLGIVAAMTRVLAEVGGNVTDLSTRLAGALYVVVAEVELPPDAAEQVTARLASTAAELGVEVTLRPADPDLL; translated from the coding sequence ATGACTGAGCTTGCCATCACCGTCATCGGTCGAGACCGGCCCGGCATCGTGGCCGATGTCGCCGAGGTGCTCGCCCGCCTGGGTGCGAACCTCACCGACAGCACCATGACCCGGCTACGGGGGCATTTCGCGATGACGCTGATCTGCGTGGGCCCGGCCGTCGCCGAGGCCGAGGCCGCGTTGGCGCCGCTCACCGCCGACGGCCAGCTACTGGCGACCGTTCGCGCGGTGGTGCCGGACGCGGAGCAGGCGTCGAACGGTGCGCCGTACGTGCTGGCGGTGCACGGCGCTGATCGGTTGGGGATCGTCGCCGCCATGACCCGGGTGCTCGCGGAGGTGGGCGGCAACGTCACGGACCTGAGTACCCGGCTCGCCGGCGCGCTCTATGTCGTCGTCGCGGAGGTCGAGCTGCCGCCGGACGCGGCCGAGCAGGTGACGGCCCGGTTGGCGTCAACCGCCGCCGAACTCGGGGTGGAGGTAACCCTCCGGCCGGCAGACCCGGACCTGTTGTGA
- a CDS encoding UbiA family prenyltransferase, with product MTSSVLRRVARVLTRPDRAGPAAGGTGPVAARTRPVVALLRASHPEPAAAVTTVAGLLAWGVGHRPAGVVAVVLTVAASQLAVGWTNDALDAKRDAVVGRPDKPVATGLVGRRTTALAAAAAALATPAVALTTNPAAAAVATAGLLSALLYDWPLKSSPLSVLPYSVSFGSLPAFIVLALPGVEVPPVWLVTAAALLGAGAHFANVLPDLDDDARTGVRGLPHRLGAGGSRTAAIGLLLAATATLVLGPPGPPSPVGLATVTVAVLTPPLLWCGERVTNRARTRSVAAFRAVLIIALIDVILLVTSGPLA from the coding sequence ATGACCTCCTCAGTGCTACGGCGTGTCGCGCGGGTGCTGACCCGGCCGGACCGAGCCGGACCCGCGGCCGGCGGCACTGGGCCGGTAGCCGCGCGCACCAGGCCGGTGGTGGCCCTGCTCCGGGCGAGTCACCCAGAACCAGCGGCCGCGGTCACCACCGTGGCCGGCCTGCTCGCCTGGGGGGTCGGGCACCGGCCGGCGGGGGTGGTCGCCGTGGTGCTCACCGTGGCCGCCAGCCAGCTGGCCGTCGGGTGGACCAACGACGCGCTCGACGCGAAGCGGGACGCCGTGGTCGGGCGGCCCGACAAGCCGGTCGCCACCGGTCTGGTCGGCCGACGCACGACCGCTCTGGCCGCCGCGGCGGCCGCCCTCGCCACCCCGGCAGTCGCGCTGACGACGAACCCGGCCGCCGCGGCCGTAGCCACCGCTGGCCTGCTCTCCGCGTTGCTCTATGACTGGCCGCTGAAGTCCTCGCCCCTGTCGGTCCTGCCCTACTCGGTCTCCTTCGGGTCGCTGCCGGCCTTCATCGTGCTGGCCCTGCCGGGTGTTGAAGTCCCACCGGTCTGGCTGGTCACCGCCGCGGCCCTCCTCGGCGCGGGCGCGCACTTCGCGAACGTGTTACCCGATCTCGACGACGATGCCCGCACCGGGGTCCGCGGGCTGCCCCACCGGCTCGGCGCGGGCGGCAGCCGGACCGCCGCGATCGGGCTCCTTCTCGCCGCGACCGCCACGCTGGTCCTCGGGCCGCCCGGACCGCCGTCACCGGTCGGGCTCGCCACGGTGACCGTCGCCGTCCTGACACCACCTCTGCTCTGGTGCGGCGAGCGTGTCACCAACCGCGCCCGGACCCGTTCGGTGGCCGCCTTCCGAGCGGTTTTGATAATCGCTCTCATCGACGTGATTCTGCTCGTGACCAGCGGGCCGCTGGCCTGA
- the radA gene encoding DNA repair protein RadA has product MTTSRSSRAGATGGRARAAREPRPAYECDACGHQPPKWVGRCPECGEWGSVVECTLTGPTVSGRVVSSRMPAEPARPIATISAAPARARPTGVSELDRVLGGGLVPGAVVLLAGEPGVGKSTLLLDVAQQWAAGGANPSLVVSGEESVSQVRLRAERMGALHEQLYLAAESDLAAVLGHLDAVKPGLLVLDSVQTISTTGTEGVPGGVTQVRAVTAALVAVAKERGIATLLVGHVTKDGQVAGPRVLEHLVDVVLHFEGDKHSSLRLVRGVKNRFGAADEVGCFEMHEGGISSLADPSGLFLTRYSEPVPGTCVTVAMEGRRALVTEVQALIGATVAGSPRRTVSGLDSARLAMVLAVLQRRTERLTLHDREVFAATVGGIRVVEPAADLAVALAVASGGLNLAITPHLVAIGEVGLTGEVRRVGAVPRRLAEATRLGFRLALVPPGCGPESTGVRADQLRVIEVSDVRAALQAVAQASAE; this is encoded by the coding sequence GTGACCACCTCCCGATCCTCCCGTGCCGGCGCGACCGGCGGCCGCGCCCGCGCTGCCCGCGAGCCCCGCCCCGCCTACGAGTGCGACGCCTGTGGACACCAGCCACCGAAGTGGGTTGGCCGCTGCCCGGAGTGCGGCGAGTGGGGTTCGGTCGTCGAGTGCACGCTGACCGGCCCGACCGTCTCCGGCCGGGTGGTCAGTTCCCGGATGCCGGCTGAGCCCGCGCGGCCGATCGCCACCATCAGCGCCGCGCCCGCGCGGGCCCGCCCGACCGGCGTCAGCGAACTCGACCGGGTGCTCGGCGGTGGTCTGGTTCCGGGCGCGGTGGTGTTGCTCGCCGGCGAGCCGGGGGTCGGCAAGTCGACCCTGCTACTCGACGTGGCGCAGCAGTGGGCCGCCGGCGGCGCCAACCCCTCGCTCGTGGTCAGTGGCGAGGAGTCGGTCAGCCAGGTCCGGTTGCGCGCCGAGCGGATGGGCGCCTTACACGAGCAGCTCTACCTGGCCGCCGAGAGCGACCTCGCCGCGGTGCTCGGGCACCTGGACGCAGTCAAGCCGGGGCTGCTGGTGCTGGATTCGGTGCAGACGATCTCGACCACCGGCACCGAAGGGGTGCCCGGTGGGGTTACCCAGGTTCGCGCGGTCACCGCGGCCCTGGTGGCGGTCGCCAAGGAGCGGGGCATCGCGACTCTGTTGGTGGGGCACGTCACCAAGGACGGCCAGGTGGCCGGCCCACGGGTGTTGGAGCACCTGGTTGACGTGGTGCTGCACTTCGAAGGGGACAAGCACTCGTCCCTCCGGTTGGTGCGGGGGGTGAAGAACCGGTTCGGCGCGGCCGACGAGGTCGGCTGCTTCGAGATGCACGAGGGCGGCATCAGTAGCCTGGCCGACCCGTCCGGGCTCTTTCTCACCCGCTACTCGGAGCCGGTGCCCGGCACCTGCGTCACGGTGGCGATGGAGGGGCGACGTGCCCTGGTCACCGAGGTGCAGGCGCTGATCGGAGCGACGGTGGCCGGGTCGCCACGGCGGACCGTCTCCGGGCTCGACTCCGCCCGACTCGCCATGGTTCTGGCAGTGCTCCAACGACGCACCGAGCGGTTGACCCTGCACGATCGGGAGGTCTTCGCGGCCACCGTTGGCGGCATCCGAGTCGTCGAGCCCGCCGCCGACCTGGCGGTCGCCCTGGCAGTCGCTTCCGGCGGGCTCAACCTCGCAATCACCCCGCACCTGGTGGCGATCGGGGAGGTTGGGCTCACCGGCGAGGTGCGCCGGGTCGGGGCGGTGCCACGCCGGTTGGCCGAGGCGACCCGACTCGGCTTCCGGCTCGCGCTCGTGCCACCGGGCTGCGGTCCGGAGAGCACCGGCGTCCGCGCTGACCAGCTACGCGTGATCGAGGTCAGTGATGTCCGGGCCGCGCTCCAGGCCGTCGCACAGGCTTCTGCGGAATAA
- a CDS encoding type III pantothenate kinase has protein sequence MLLCIDIGNTNTVLATFDGDKLVHSWRINTDPRSTADELGLMFRGLLSGADVEISGVAACSTVPAALRSVRTMLDRYYAHVPHMIVEPGVRTGVQLAIDNPKEVGADRVVNTLATYNLYGGPSIVVDFGTTTNFDVISGRGEFLGGAFAPGIEISFDALAARAAQLRKVEAARPRSVIGKNTVECLQAGLYFGFAGQVDRIVERMVEELGAVKAVIATGGLAPLVMKECRTITHHEPMITLIGLRMVYDRNV, from the coding sequence GTGCTGCTTTGCATCGACATCGGAAACACCAACACCGTGCTGGCGACCTTCGATGGCGACAAGCTGGTGCACTCGTGGCGGATCAACACCGATCCGCGGTCGACCGCGGACGAGTTGGGGTTGATGTTCCGGGGTCTGCTCTCCGGCGCCGATGTGGAGATCAGCGGCGTGGCGGCCTGCTCGACGGTGCCCGCCGCCCTCCGGTCGGTGCGCACGATGCTGGACCGCTACTACGCTCACGTGCCGCACATGATCGTCGAGCCCGGCGTGCGGACCGGGGTGCAGCTCGCCATCGACAATCCCAAGGAGGTCGGTGCCGACCGGGTGGTCAACACGCTCGCGACGTACAACCTCTACGGCGGGCCCTCGATCGTCGTCGACTTCGGCACCACCACCAATTTCGACGTGATCAGTGGGCGGGGCGAGTTCCTCGGCGGGGCGTTCGCCCCGGGCATCGAGATATCCTTCGACGCGCTCGCGGCCCGCGCCGCCCAGCTGCGGAAGGTCGAGGCTGCCCGGCCGCGTTCGGTGATCGGCAAGAACACGGTCGAGTGTCTGCAGGCCGGTCTCTACTTCGGCTTCGCCGGGCAGGTGGATCGGATCGTGGAACGGATGGTGGAGGAGCTGGGTGCGGTCAAGGCCGTGATCGCCACCGGGGGGCTGGCGCCGTTGGTGATGAAGGAGTGCCGGACGATCACCCACCACGAGCCGATGATCACCCTGATCGGGCTCCGGATGGTCTACGACCGCAACGTCTGA
- a CDS encoding peptide deformylase, with translation MSREEYAGLGDWTLDVLGPPGQVRPVVSAPAAVLSRAGRDVDPTAEQTVRLAADLVATMRVSPGCVGLAAPQIGVGARVFAVDVTGHPKASTGHGAFVLCNAVVVEASRWKAGREGCMSVPDLTGDVKRAGRLVVEGDLPGTGKTVRLVTDAFEARALQHEIDHCAGLLFLDRVAGAHAVYQRKVYL, from the coding sequence GTGAGCCGTGAGGAATACGCCGGCCTCGGCGACTGGACGCTGGACGTGCTGGGCCCGCCGGGTCAGGTGCGACCGGTGGTGTCCGCCCCGGCCGCGGTGCTCAGCCGGGCCGGCCGCGACGTGGATCCGACGGCCGAGCAGACGGTACGCCTCGCGGCCGATCTGGTCGCCACGATGCGCGTCTCCCCGGGCTGTGTCGGTCTGGCCGCTCCGCAGATCGGGGTCGGTGCCCGGGTCTTCGCGGTGGATGTCACCGGACATCCGAAGGCCAGCACCGGGCACGGCGCGTTTGTGCTGTGTAATGCGGTCGTGGTGGAGGCCAGTCGATGGAAGGCTGGCCGCGAGGGGTGCATGTCCGTGCCGGATCTGACCGGTGACGTCAAACGCGCCGGTCGTCTGGTGGTCGAGGGGGACCTGCCCGGAACCGGTAAGACGGTTCGGTTGGTCACCGACGCGTTCGAGGCGCGGGCCCTGCAACACGAGATCGATCATTGTGCGGGTCTGCTGTTCCTGGACCGGGTCGCCGGCGCCCACGCCGTGTACCAGCGCAAGGTGTATCTCTGA